From Sulfuracidifex tepidarius, one genomic window encodes:
- a CDS encoding glycosyltransferase family 2 protein, whose product MINKIVFALTFLGAGILTILTLGIPWLAWLNYLIWLSSAVGTVIFINFIILSFSNKREEVTLTSESTRLRVASFVTSFNEDPEIVKGTLDSVVKATKGYGDVFLLDDSTNERVSNELKKYCESVGITYIHRTDRKGFKAGAINNALRMIHGYDLVSIFDADQRPVKSYFHDILQYFQDPNVAMVQVPQNYTELGSPVALGSYYQQVPFLNVIMKGRNRRSAFSLGSGSTFRISALKDVGLMDEESITEDAATSLKLYEKGYQVVYVNVPLIWYGEPPRDAAAFVSQQSRWALGYFQLTRKILKYRLNFSVFFDFIAGFFYWLKEGPLTAAELIAPVIFLLSGLPFLVINPVLYALAYGSYIVVSMALFFYSMKGREYGVKGFLYHQFVEYLEFFGVTSSFIAWLSRRKVPFKVTPKGRSALSLRVVIPHIIVTVLLVISIIHGIYLGLTSRDVILKYSIYVNLFWASYQLFFVIGAIFFALKIGEDSTENYIKEKIIKD is encoded by the coding sequence ATGATCAACAAAATAGTGTTCGCCCTTACATTCTTGGGAGCGGGAATCCTGACCATCCTTACCTTAGGAATCCCCTGGTTAGCGTGGTTAAACTACCTGATTTGGTTGTCCTCAGCTGTCGGAACAGTGATTTTTATTAATTTTATAATTTTATCCTTTTCAAATAAAAGAGAAGAGGTCACTTTAACTTCAGAGTCGACTAGGCTGAGAGTGGCGAGTTTCGTCACTTCTTTCAATGAGGACCCAGAGATAGTGAAAGGCACGCTAGACTCAGTTGTGAAAGCTACAAAAGGTTACGGGGACGTGTTCCTGCTAGACGATTCCACAAACGAGAGGGTCTCTAACGAACTGAAGAAATATTGCGAGTCTGTTGGAATCACATATATCCATAGGACTGACAGGAAGGGTTTCAAGGCAGGCGCAATAAACAACGCACTGAGAATGATACATGGATACGATTTAGTATCGATCTTCGACGCCGATCAGAGGCCCGTGAAAAGCTACTTTCATGATATATTGCAGTATTTCCAAGATCCTAACGTAGCCATGGTACAAGTCCCCCAAAACTACACCGAACTAGGATCCCCGGTGGCGTTGGGGTCCTACTACCAGCAAGTCCCCTTTCTCAACGTCATCATGAAAGGGAGGAACAGGAGATCAGCGTTCTCCTTAGGCTCTGGGTCGACGTTCAGGATATCAGCACTGAAGGATGTAGGATTGATGGATGAAGAGAGCATCACTGAGGACGCTGCGACATCGCTCAAGCTTTACGAGAAGGGATACCAAGTGGTTTACGTGAACGTGCCTCTTATCTGGTACGGAGAGCCTCCTAGAGACGCCGCAGCATTCGTCTCTCAACAGTCTAGGTGGGCTCTAGGATACTTTCAGTTGACGAGAAAGATATTAAAATACAGGTTGAATTTCTCTGTCTTCTTCGATTTCATAGCTGGGTTCTTCTACTGGCTCAAAGAAGGGCCTTTAACTGCGGCGGAACTCATAGCTCCAGTGATTTTCCTTTTGTCAGGCTTACCTTTTCTTGTCATAAACCCCGTGCTCTATGCTCTAGCTTATGGGTCTTACATCGTGGTTTCCATGGCTCTCTTCTTCTACTCTATGAAAGGGAGAGAGTACGGCGTCAAGGGGTTCCTCTATCACCAGTTCGTTGAATACCTCGAGTTCTTCGGGGTAACATCGTCTTTTATAGCGTGGCTGTCAAGAAGGAAAGTCCCGTTTAAGGTGACCCCCAAGGGAAGATCTGCCCTTTCCTTGAGAGTGGTCATTCCTCACATCATCGTCACAGTACTCCTCGTGATCTCTATTATTCACGGAATATACTTGGGCTTGACGTCTCGAGATGTTATTCTAAAGTATTCAATCTACGTTAACTTATTTTGGGCTTCGTATCAACTATTCTTCGTCATAGGCGCTATATTCTTTGCCTTAAAAATAGGAGAGGATAGCACAGAAAATTACATTAAAGAAAAAATTATTAAAGATTAG
- a CDS encoding ribbon-helix-helix domain-containing protein has protein sequence MEEIRKLNETTYLIDVTGTVTVSFKLEDSFINEIDKVVKSLNYTNRSDLIRDAIEAYLRYLKQNERSINT, from the coding sequence ATGGAAGAGATTCGCAAATTGAATGAAACAACCTACCTTATAGACGTCACGGGAACTGTGACTGTGTCTTTCAAGCTTGAAGATTCATTTATAAACGAGATAGATAAGGTCGTGAAGAGCCTAAACTACACGAATCGAAGCGATCTTATAAGGGACGCGATAGAAGCTTATCTTAGGTATCTGAAGCAGAATGAACGGTCAATCAATACTTGA
- the hel308 gene encoding ATP-dependent DNA helicase Hel308: protein MEYTFLDIEQLQFPEAKTILKKRGITKLNPPQTEAIRKGLLDGKRLVIASPTASGKTLIAELGAISHLKKEGGKVIYVTPLRALTTEKYSTFKEWEPLGFRVGMTSGEYDSEDNYLKNYDIIVTTYEKLDSLWRHRPGWLEEVNYFILDELHYLNDPSRGPVVESVAVRAKRRGLLALSATISNYQEISRWLHAEYVSTSWRPVKLVEGVMYPSGKSYLVTFKDGTTKRVKGDDPIEAYTLDSISRGGQVLVFRNSRRYAEGTAKSLSGKFKETQELLELSKEIEEVEDAGATERENLSLLVRRGVAYHHAGLSRGLREIIERGFKERKIKVIVATPTLAAGVNLPARTVIVGDVFRYNRKVTGFREEIPVMEYKQMSGRAGRPGFDSEGESIIVLRDKRNFEKIFEKYLTSDVEPIESKLGAENAFYSFLLGTLSADGEMTRNALRTYVEETLLSDEMIDSHFDKGVEWLKDHEFIIEEDTVKLTQFGKKVADIYVNPFTAVTVKDSLKGKAPSCDLAYLHMLAYTPDAPIVGTSNMDESLLYDVDCKMFIDEPFDELEMSLYLSAMKIAFIIHDWIEEVDEDTILSRYGIGSGDLRNMVESMDWLTYSGYMIAQVMKEETHEESLRRLNTRVKDGVKEELVELVQIPGIGRKRARQLWNEDIRSLADVVMEPEKVKRILGEKLGERTVHEAARILGKGNHGEERGYDYIP, encoded by the coding sequence ATGGAGTACACTTTTCTTGATATAGAACAGCTTCAATTTCCCGAAGCCAAAACGATACTCAAGAAGAGGGGGATTACTAAGCTTAATCCACCTCAAACAGAGGCTATAAGGAAAGGTCTCTTGGACGGGAAGAGACTCGTAATAGCGTCACCTACTGCCTCCGGGAAAACATTGATAGCAGAACTTGGTGCGATAAGCCACCTCAAGAAGGAAGGAGGAAAGGTAATTTACGTTACTCCGCTCAGGGCTTTGACCACAGAGAAGTACTCCACCTTCAAGGAGTGGGAGCCTTTAGGTTTCAGAGTAGGGATGACCTCAGGAGAGTACGACAGTGAAGACAATTACCTGAAGAACTACGACATCATAGTCACAACATATGAGAAACTTGACTCGCTTTGGAGACACAGACCTGGGTGGCTTGAAGAGGTTAATTACTTCATCCTCGATGAGCTTCATTACCTGAACGACCCGTCAAGGGGCCCGGTGGTGGAGAGCGTGGCTGTTAGAGCAAAGAGGAGAGGGCTCTTAGCTCTCAGTGCAACTATATCAAACTACCAAGAGATATCTAGGTGGCTCCACGCAGAGTATGTGAGCACGTCGTGGAGACCCGTTAAGCTGGTAGAGGGAGTCATGTATCCGTCAGGCAAGAGTTACTTGGTCACCTTTAAGGACGGGACTACTAAGAGGGTCAAAGGAGACGATCCGATAGAGGCTTACACTCTGGACAGCATCTCCAGGGGAGGGCAAGTCCTAGTGTTCAGAAATTCGAGGAGGTATGCCGAGGGGACTGCGAAGTCGTTGTCAGGTAAATTCAAGGAAACCCAGGAGCTCCTTGAACTCTCTAAGGAGATAGAGGAAGTAGAAGACGCAGGCGCTACAGAGAGGGAAAACCTCTCCCTTCTGGTGAGGAGAGGTGTAGCTTATCATCACGCGGGTCTCTCGAGGGGACTGAGAGAGATCATAGAGAGGGGGTTCAAGGAAAGGAAAATAAAGGTGATAGTGGCAACACCTACTTTGGCAGCCGGTGTTAACTTGCCCGCTAGGACAGTAATAGTGGGGGACGTGTTCAGGTATAACAGGAAAGTGACCGGGTTTAGGGAAGAGATACCGGTCATGGAGTATAAGCAGATGAGTGGGAGGGCAGGAAGACCTGGCTTCGACTCTGAGGGTGAATCCATCATTGTCTTGAGGGATAAGAGGAACTTCGAAAAAATCTTCGAGAAGTATCTGACGTCCGATGTGGAGCCGATAGAGTCTAAACTCGGTGCTGAGAACGCATTTTACTCCTTCCTCTTAGGCACACTTTCAGCTGACGGAGAGATGACGAGAAACGCGTTGAGGACTTACGTGGAGGAGACACTCCTGAGTGACGAGATGATAGATTCCCATTTCGACAAAGGAGTTGAGTGGCTGAAGGACCACGAGTTCATAATCGAGGAAGACACTGTCAAGCTAACTCAGTTTGGAAAGAAAGTCGCGGACATATACGTGAACCCGTTCACCGCTGTTACGGTAAAGGACTCATTAAAAGGGAAGGCTCCTTCATGCGATTTAGCTTACCTTCACATGTTAGCTTATACCCCTGACGCACCGATAGTTGGGACCTCAAACATGGACGAGTCACTCCTTTACGATGTGGACTGCAAGATGTTTATTGACGAACCCTTCGACGAGTTGGAAATGTCGCTGTACCTCTCTGCAATGAAAATAGCGTTCATCATCCACGACTGGATAGAGGAAGTGGACGAGGACACAATCCTGTCCAGATACGGCATAGGGTCAGGAGATCTGAGAAACATGGTGGAGTCAATGGATTGGCTAACGTACAGCGGATACATGATAGCGCAGGTGATGAAAGAGGAAACGCATGAGGAATCTCTGAGGAGGTTGAACACGAGAGTCAAGGACGGAGTTAAAGAGGAGTTGGTAGAATTAGTCCAGATTCCTGGTATAGGAAGAAAAAGGGCAAGACAGCTTTGGAATGAAGATATTCGCAGTTTAGCTGACGTGGTCATGGAACCAGAAAAAGTTAAGCGTATCCTAGGCGAAAAATTGGGAGAGAGGACAGTCCATGAGGCTGCAAGAATACTTGGAAAAGGTAATCATGGCGAAGAAAGGGGATACGATTACATTCCATGA
- a CDS encoding tyrosine-protein kinase family protein yields MDKTKIVMMGIKGGVGKSTIAVSLGKALARKHKVLLVDRDIIGYASDLAGIPGDGVLSSIFNGEDYWRNIKEINFGIGKITVVRLFSKENTEELLKRVHKDDKFKELFREAYSKILRSDEYNYFIVDNPPAIDYSSDVVKHEAEIFSDIFPSAKVYRTYVSTPSRYDIENTVNYMKKIEIEAPVRSAYSFFIVNKVRANVEELSYVRSKLEDITRRLGVIYGVIEKNENELESFSGGIIDVPILPPIEQLSNKIVENDYSGGLILPSYSSLEDVEGRLILVYGKADTKKTDIVKALVKGNPLIVYTNEKILDKFEKYRKIGITEDYRTKRFELRDIKDVLKLARSLSKEILKVRKDESTAVFYRVNDISPASNCCEIGSQRYEFWNAIIGSLIGSFQKVILICDETNEGECETLKPLVDTSIKTDPNGYMINPVE; encoded by the coding sequence TTGGACAAGACTAAGATAGTGATGATGGGGATAAAAGGCGGTGTAGGAAAGTCAACCATAGCCGTATCGCTGGGGAAGGCCCTTGCGAGAAAGCATAAGGTACTTTTGGTGGACCGCGACATTATAGGTTACGCATCAGATTTAGCCGGTATCCCTGGGGACGGTGTCCTATCTTCAATATTTAATGGAGAGGACTATTGGAGGAACATAAAGGAAATAAATTTCGGTATAGGTAAAATAACAGTTGTAAGACTTTTCAGCAAGGAAAACACTGAGGAGCTCCTGAAAAGAGTCCACAAGGATGATAAATTCAAGGAACTCTTTAGGGAAGCCTATTCCAAGATTCTGAGGAGTGACGAATACAACTACTTCATAGTGGATAACCCTCCCGCGATCGATTACTCATCTGACGTTGTAAAACACGAGGCCGAAATATTCAGTGATATATTCCCGTCAGCGAAGGTCTATAGGACTTACGTTTCTACTCCGTCAAGGTATGATATAGAAAATACAGTTAATTACATGAAAAAGATAGAAATAGAGGCACCAGTTAGAAGTGCGTACTCCTTTTTTATAGTTAATAAAGTTAGGGCAAACGTAGAGGAACTTTCCTACGTTAGATCCAAACTAGAAGACATCACCAGAAGGTTAGGTGTGATTTACGGGGTTATAGAGAAAAATGAAAACGAGCTTGAGAGCTTCTCAGGAGGGATCATCGACGTGCCTATTTTACCTCCCATAGAGCAACTCTCAAACAAGATAGTCGAGAACGATTACTCTGGTGGGCTTATACTCCCCTCTTACTCTTCCTTAGAGGACGTTGAAGGAAGGCTTATCCTAGTCTACGGAAAGGCTGATACCAAGAAGACGGATATAGTTAAAGCTCTGGTAAAAGGAAATCCGCTAATAGTGTACACTAACGAGAAAATTCTCGACAAGTTCGAAAAGTATAGGAAAATAGGAATAACTGAAGACTATAGGACGAAGAGGTTCGAGCTTAGGGATATCAAGGACGTCCTCAAGCTTGCCAGATCGCTTTCGAAGGAAATATTGAAGGTGAGGAAAGACGAGTCCACCGCAGTTTTCTACCGTGTTAATGACATATCTCCCGCATCGAATTGCTGTGAGATTGGGTCCCAACGTTACGAGTTCTGGAACGCCATTATAGGGTCGTTGATAGGCTCCTTCCAAAAGGTAATCCTCATATGCGACGAAACGAACGAAGGTGAGTGTGAAACCCTAAAACCTCTCGTTGATACGTCAATCAAAACTGATCCTAACGGTTACATGATAAATCCAGTCGAGTGA
- a CDS encoding acyl-CoA carboxylase subunit beta — translation MDKLIEEMRNIKGKAMAGGGEDKIKAQHEKGKMTARERIALLFDEGTFSEVMTLAKTQSTEFGLDKTEYYGDGVVTGWGKIDGRTAFVYSQDFTSIGGTLGEMHASKIAKVYELALKVGAPVIGINDSGGARIQEGAASLEGYGVVFKNNVMASGVIPQITIMAGPAAGGAVYSPALTDFLIMVKGESYYMFVTGPEITKVVLGEDVSMQDLGGAVVHASKSGVVHFMVDSEQEALNTAKRLLSYLPSNNMEEPPFMDTGDTNDREVKDAESIVPTDPAKTFDIRDLLYAVVDNGEFLEVHKHWAQNMTVGFARVAGNVVGIVANNSAYASGAIDIDASDKAARFIRFCDAFNIPLVSIVDTPGYVPGTDQEYRGIIRHGAKMLYAFAEATVPKVTVVVRRSYGGAHIAMSIKSLGADVIYAWPSAEIAVTGPEGAVRILYRKELQSASNPDDVLKQRIAEYKKLFANPYWAAKKGLIDDVIEPKDTRKVIMSALSMLKNKREYRYPKKHGNIPL, via the coding sequence ATGGATAAGCTCATCGAGGAAATGAGAAACATAAAAGGTAAAGCGATGGCAGGAGGAGGAGAGGACAAGATAAAGGCACAACATGAGAAGGGGAAGATGACAGCTAGGGAGAGGATAGCACTTCTCTTCGACGAAGGGACGTTCAGTGAGGTCATGACTCTTGCGAAGACCCAGAGCACTGAGTTCGGCCTCGACAAAACCGAATACTACGGTGACGGTGTGGTAACGGGATGGGGAAAGATTGACGGAAGGACTGCTTTCGTTTACTCCCAGGACTTTACCTCTATCGGAGGAACTCTCGGAGAGATGCATGCGAGCAAGATAGCTAAGGTATACGAGTTAGCGTTGAAGGTAGGCGCACCAGTCATAGGGATAAACGACTCCGGTGGTGCCAGAATTCAGGAAGGGGCGGCATCACTAGAAGGGTATGGTGTGGTCTTCAAGAATAACGTCATGGCATCTGGAGTGATTCCTCAAATAACGATCATGGCAGGGCCTGCAGCTGGAGGTGCAGTGTACTCTCCTGCTTTGACTGATTTCCTCATCATGGTCAAAGGAGAAAGCTACTACATGTTCGTCACCGGACCTGAAATAACCAAGGTCGTCTTGGGAGAAGACGTTAGTATGCAGGACCTGGGAGGTGCAGTAGTCCACGCAAGTAAGTCTGGAGTAGTTCACTTCATGGTAGACAGCGAGCAGGAAGCTTTGAACACGGCTAAGAGACTCCTCTCTTACTTACCGTCAAATAACATGGAGGAACCTCCCTTCATGGACACGGGTGATACTAATGACAGGGAGGTCAAGGACGCTGAGAGTATAGTTCCGACAGACCCCGCTAAGACCTTTGACATTAGGGATCTACTTTACGCTGTGGTTGACAACGGAGAGTTCCTTGAGGTCCACAAGCATTGGGCACAGAACATGACTGTAGGGTTCGCCAGGGTGGCAGGTAACGTAGTAGGGATCGTTGCAAACAACTCGGCCTACGCTAGCGGAGCAATAGATATAGATGCGTCCGATAAGGCAGCTAGATTCATAAGGTTCTGTGATGCCTTCAACATACCACTCGTTAGCATAGTTGATACCCCCGGGTACGTGCCGGGTACTGACCAGGAATATAGAGGGATCATAAGACATGGAGCGAAAATGCTTTACGCGTTTGCAGAGGCTACCGTGCCTAAGGTAACAGTAGTTGTCAGAAGGTCTTACGGAGGAGCCCACATAGCCATGAGCATAAAGAGCCTAGGTGCAGACGTCATTTACGCATGGCCTTCAGCAGAGATAGCAGTCACTGGTCCTGAGGGTGCTGTAAGGATACTTTACAGGAAAGAGCTCCAGTCAGCGTCTAATCCTGACGACGTCCTAAAGCAGAGGATAGCAGAATACAAGAAACTTTTCGCCAACCCGTACTGGGCAGCGAAGAAAGGCTTGATAGACGACGTGATAGAGCCTAAGGACACTAGGAAAGTGATAATGAGTGCACTTTCAATGCTAAAGAACAAGAGAGAATACAGATATCCTAAGAAGCATGGAAATATTCCTCTCTAA
- a CDS encoding APC family permease — MSKAESVPRLKRGVVGTLEAIGQEIAAMAPACDTVAFITSAAAFAFILTPLAFLLAMLTMYLEVNTLYHLSKRHASAGGYYGYIATAFSPIPAAVSGFLYVLYQVASTAAIPVYVAGVVLPGVLSYFFGITLPGWIWIPFILTFIIVPIGLAMVGIRPQMKYIRYAALAEVAFLGITGLIVILKAPDNTLQVFNPYAWPQFTGKFAPEGGPVAGLGLGMIFGITSFIGYGGSAPLGEEAKSSKSITKALIFGVLIVGIVLTEEAYATIVGWPGGLTPKGMTAFVNNPIPGIIVYSTYLTVAGGLLLALFAFNSAFSDSVAMQSNAGRVYFAMARDGLLPKSFAEVHPKFVTPVKSLAFIAIASSILSILAGFVIGYYSGVSPIQMLTLPATSSQIYGALSNVFDFLTTIALVGLVTVHLMLNTAVITLYRRLKENHFGLNKILHPIQHYVLPGVATVVFGYVLYASIWPPVFPVTQAVVATFLYILAMSLYTLKLWRDKPEVLRNAARRVNIVEEELREAAGQKNDNGS; from the coding sequence ATGAGTAAGGCAGAGAGTGTTCCAAGGCTAAAGAGAGGCGTGGTCGGAACTCTGGAAGCTATAGGTCAGGAGATAGCTGCAATGGCTCCCGCGTGTGACACGGTAGCTTTCATAACTTCAGCTGCCGCGTTCGCTTTCATCCTGACCCCATTAGCTTTCCTGTTGGCAATGCTGACGATGTACCTTGAAGTCAACACACTTTACCATCTATCTAAAAGACACGCTAGTGCTGGCGGTTACTACGGATACATAGCTACAGCCTTCAGTCCCATTCCAGCTGCGGTTTCTGGGTTTCTATACGTCCTGTACCAAGTAGCTAGCACTGCTGCTATTCCAGTGTATGTTGCAGGTGTCGTGCTACCTGGAGTTCTCAGTTACTTCTTCGGAATTACGTTGCCTGGGTGGATTTGGATTCCCTTCATACTCACGTTCATTATAGTCCCTATAGGTCTAGCCATGGTGGGAATAAGGCCTCAGATGAAGTACATAAGGTACGCTGCCCTTGCTGAAGTTGCGTTTCTCGGTATCACAGGACTGATAGTGATCCTGAAGGCTCCTGATAACACACTGCAGGTGTTCAACCCCTACGCATGGCCCCAGTTTACGGGTAAGTTCGCACCGGAAGGCGGACCAGTAGCAGGGTTAGGACTCGGAATGATATTCGGTATTACGAGTTTCATCGGATATGGTGGGTCAGCTCCATTAGGAGAGGAAGCTAAGAGCAGCAAGAGCATAACCAAAGCCTTGATATTCGGAGTATTAATAGTAGGAATAGTATTAACAGAGGAAGCCTATGCTACCATAGTGGGGTGGCCCGGAGGACTCACACCTAAAGGTATGACTGCATTCGTGAATAACCCTATACCAGGGATCATAGTTTACTCCACGTATCTGACTGTTGCAGGAGGCTTGTTGTTAGCTCTATTTGCGTTCAACTCGGCGTTCTCAGATTCTGTCGCTATGCAGTCCAACGCTGGAAGGGTTTACTTTGCCATGGCTAGAGACGGACTACTGCCAAAGTCTTTCGCTGAGGTTCACCCGAAGTTTGTCACTCCTGTGAAGTCATTGGCTTTCATAGCTATTGCATCATCTATTCTCTCGATATTGGCAGGATTCGTTATAGGCTACTATTCAGGCGTTAGCCCGATACAGATGTTAACACTTCCCGCAACTTCGTCCCAGATTTACGGTGCTCTCAGCAACGTGTTCGACTTCTTAACTACCATAGCTCTGGTAGGTCTGGTCACAGTACACCTGATGCTCAACACAGCAGTAATTACACTTTACAGGAGACTAAAGGAGAACCATTTCGGGCTGAACAAGATACTTCATCCTATACAGCACTATGTGCTCCCTGGTGTGGCCACGGTAGTATTCGGGTATGTGCTCTACGCTTCCATATGGCCTCCAGTGTTCCCGGTGACACAAGCAGTCGTAGCTACTTTCCTTTACATCCTTGCAATGAGCTTGTACACACTTAAGCTATGGAGAGATAAGCCCGAGGTGCTGAGGAACGCAGCTAGGAGGGTGAACATAGTCGAGGAGGAACTTCGCGAAGCTGCAGGCCAGAAGAACGATAACGGAAGTTAG
- a CDS encoding inorganic phosphate transporter, with the protein MNGQSILDLLLFTIGLVASFVVSGNNNATSLGVLFATNAARRKSSYIINTVAMFLGASLGSVTMYGSIFSIVQGEKEYVEASVFSVLFSSIFSFYYLNRVGVPSSLSQMIYPSLAILVLVSKGEILFNWFKFWFTVSSWIISPIVAIVTSLLMYRFMKSRVKGEKNLSRQMKVYRYMIMVSSAFTSFVVGANAVGIIISAGLLSAPLVIVVFSYSIAASLGIFFSKKTAITVGFRLTKLGYVGASSSIIGSNIVNQVFTVLGIPISITQTILGGIIGLSLRAMTKDVVKQIRQVAKGWVTSPFLSIIVSLASYGIVKSVLGI; encoded by the coding sequence ATGAACGGTCAATCAATACTTGATTTGCTCCTGTTCACAATAGGTCTGGTAGCATCCTTCGTAGTAAGTGGAAACAATAACGCGACTTCGTTGGGAGTGTTGTTTGCAACTAATGCTGCTAGGAGAAAGAGCTCTTACATCATTAATACTGTAGCTATGTTTCTAGGTGCGTCCCTTGGAAGCGTGACGATGTATGGGAGCATTTTCTCCATAGTACAGGGAGAAAAGGAGTATGTCGAAGCGTCGGTTTTCTCTGTCCTCTTCTCTTCAATTTTCTCGTTCTATTATCTGAATAGAGTAGGAGTGCCTTCCTCTTTGAGCCAGATGATTTACCCTTCATTAGCGATACTGGTCTTGGTATCAAAGGGAGAGATTCTGTTCAACTGGTTTAAGTTCTGGTTCACCGTGTCCTCTTGGATCATCTCTCCTATCGTTGCCATAGTTACTTCGTTACTCATGTACAGGTTCATGAAGTCCAGGGTGAAAGGAGAGAAGAATTTAAGCAGGCAAATGAAGGTCTATCGTTACATGATAATGGTTTCCTCAGCATTCACTTCCTTCGTTGTTGGAGCTAACGCGGTAGGAATAATCATCTCAGCAGGGCTATTGTCAGCACCTCTGGTCATCGTGGTCTTCTCGTATTCTATAGCTGCTTCCCTTGGGATATTCTTCTCCAAGAAGACAGCAATTACTGTTGGTTTCAGGCTCACTAAGCTGGGTTATGTTGGAGCGTCTTCCTCGATCATAGGAAGCAACATCGTTAACCAAGTCTTCACTGTCCTAGGCATACCTATTTCGATAACTCAAACTATCCTGGGAGGAATAATAGGCTTGAGCTTGAGGGCTATGACCAAAGACGTCGTGAAACAGATAAGGCAGGTTGCGAAGGGATGGGTAACTTCCCCGTTCTTATCTATAATAGTTTCGCTAGCTTCTTATGGTATAGTAAAAAGCGTCCTCGGGATCTAG
- a CDS encoding class II fumarate hydratase, with product MKYTEHAPKLFMNTGTRFPRKIIWGIGAVKWACAKANVSLGLLDRERGDSIMKASMELMEGKHDDKIVLDVFQTGSGTGLNMNVNEVIAEVASFYSGLKVHPNDHVNLGQSSNDVVPTSIRVASVSLAEESLIPSLEHAVSVISSKSKEYADYVKAGRTHLRDALPVTFGQELGAYADALTHDEYLVKSALDYVKELPIGGTATGTGLNTHPDFQSKVISELNSLTGLGFKPANTFRGLRLLTDMLSMSSSMRTIAIDLYRMAQDFRLMFSGPFTSIGEIDIPSQEEIAGSSIMPGKTNPVTAEAMMLISAQVVGLDHAVQFASMLGEFELAMGVPLVGYDVVTEISLLSEALGKFSDLVVNGSVPNKEKMLRYAESSPSLITVLSPIIGYDKAAEIGKKLNKGMSIREALRGLGYKDEEIDKILDLKKLVKPGTNPLS from the coding sequence ATGAAGTACACAGAACATGCACCAAAACTCTTCATGAACACCGGAACAAGGTTTCCAAGGAAGATAATCTGGGGCATAGGCGCAGTCAAGTGGGCATGTGCTAAGGCTAACGTATCGCTGGGCCTTCTCGACAGAGAGAGGGGAGACTCGATCATGAAAGCTTCAATGGAACTCATGGAAGGTAAGCATGACGACAAGATAGTTTTGGACGTATTTCAGACCGGCTCAGGGACAGGGCTGAACATGAACGTGAACGAGGTAATCGCGGAGGTAGCCTCTTTCTATAGCGGGTTGAAGGTCCACCCGAACGATCACGTTAACTTGGGCCAGTCGTCGAATGACGTGGTTCCCACGAGTATCAGGGTGGCATCTGTCAGTCTAGCGGAGGAATCCCTGATACCCTCTCTAGAACACGCAGTCTCTGTGATATCCTCAAAGTCCAAGGAGTACGCAGACTACGTAAAGGCTGGAAGGACGCACCTGAGGGACGCTCTCCCCGTGACTTTCGGTCAGGAGTTAGGAGCTTACGCCGACGCTTTAACTCACGATGAGTACCTAGTTAAGTCCGCTCTTGATTACGTAAAGGAGCTTCCCATAGGCGGGACAGCTACTGGGACGGGGCTGAACACTCACCCTGATTTTCAATCCAAGGTGATTTCAGAGTTAAATTCACTAACAGGATTGGGTTTCAAACCAGCCAACACTTTCAGAGGACTGAGGTTGCTCACTGACATGCTCTCCATGAGCTCGTCCATGAGGACTATAGCAATCGATCTGTACAGGATGGCACAGGACTTCAGGCTCATGTTCTCCGGTCCTTTCACCTCGATAGGCGAGATAGACATACCTTCGCAGGAAGAGATAGCAGGATCCTCAATAATGCCCGGAAAGACGAACCCCGTGACCGCAGAGGCTATGATGCTGATCTCAGCTCAGGTGGTGGGTCTAGACCACGCAGTACAGTTCGCTTCAATGTTAGGAGAGTTCGAGCTAGCTATGGGCGTACCCCTTGTTGGATATGATGTAGTCACGGAGATCTCCCTCCTGTCGGAAGCTTTGGGGAAGTTCTCCGACCTGGTAGTGAATGGATCTGTCCCTAACAAGGAGAAAATGTTACGCTACGCCGAGTCTTCGCCCTCTCTCATCACAGTACTGTCCCCTATCATAGGTTACGATAAGGCTGCAGAGATAGGCAAGAAGCTCAATAAGGGTATGTCGATCAGGGAAGCGTTGAGGGGTCTAGGTTATAAGGACGAGGAAATAGACAAGATCCTCGATCTCAAGAAGCTGGTGAAACCTGGGACTAATCCTTTGTCATGA